Proteins from one Triticum aestivum cultivar Chinese Spring chromosome 7A, IWGSC CS RefSeq v2.1, whole genome shotgun sequence genomic window:
- the LOC123151589 gene encoding chaperone protein ClpB1 translates to MEQAMLARVLAVTSVGLSWAVVWSLLSQQLKPFSTPAILRTLDAAASDPVIGRDDDIDRVICILCRRSKNCTALVGPAGVGKTAIVEGLARRIAAGTVPEALAGARVAELDVGAMVAGTHWRGMFEQRLKDAIKKAEDSAGKLILFIDEMHMIVGAGDQRGGTGDAANILKPALARGRIRCIGATTTEEYRKYIQRDAALERRFQRVDVDEPTVQATVAILQGLKQRYQDYHGLIISDDALVAAAQLAGRYITGRQFPDKAIDLMDEACTSVKLHQPKQISDKKTSTINAVEELTVGPCHIAQVVSRWTKIPITTLGREEEKFSHLVDRLHERVVGQHEAINLIAQEVLRSRVGFDQSGQPIGSFLFLGPTGVGKTELAKALAEKLFDNEKMFVRFDMSEYADSGSVARLIGGPRSYEEDGQLTDKVRSQPYSVVLFDEADKAHPSIFKVLIQLLDDGMLIDGKGRSVYFKNTIIIMSSNLGAENLLAGMAAENMETARDLLMEKVEKRFKPEFINKLSETVIFEPLSHEELREIVKIQMKSVVAMAANKGISLFASDAALDVIWSESHDTVYGARPIKRWMKKNVTRVLVDMLVNGEACQGSTVFIDAADDRKGLKYHVLK, encoded by the exons ATGGAGCAGGCTATGCTGGCTAGGGTATTGGCCGTTACTAGCGTCGGTTTGTCGTGGGCAGTAGTGTGGAGCCTCTTGTCGCAACAGCTCAAGCCCTTCTCCACGCCCGCCATCCTCAGGACCTTGGACGCCGCCGCCTCCGATCCAGTCATCGGCCGCGACGACGACATCGACCGCGTCATCTGCATCCTCTGCCGCCGCTCCAAGAACTGCACCGCCCTCGTCGGCCCTGCCGGCGTCGGCAAGACGGCCATCGTCGAGGGCCTCGCTCGGCGCATCGCTGCTGGGACGGTCCCCGAAGCCCTCGCCGGGGCCCGCGTGGCCGAGCTCGACGTCGGGGCCATGGTTGCGGGGACCCACTGGCGCGGCATGTTCGAGCAGCGCTTGAAGGATGCCATCAAGAAGGCCGAGGATTCCGCCGGCAAGCTCATCCTCTTCATCGACGAGATGCACATGATTGTCGGTGCCGGCGATCAGCGTGGCGGCACCGGCGACGCTGCCAACATCCTCAAGCCCGCGTTGGCCCGTGGCCGCATCCGTTGCATAGGCGCCACCACAACCGAAGAGTACCGCAAATACATCCAGAGGGATGCCGCGCTCGAGCGGCGCTTCCAAAGGGTTGACGTCGACGAGCCGACCGTCCAGGCAACCGTTGCCATCCTGCAGGGGCTGAAGCAGCGGTACCAAGACTACCATGGACTAATAATCAGCGACGACGCTTTGGTTGCTGCTGCGCAGCTCGCCGGCCGTTATATTACAG GTCGCCAATTTCCTGATAAAGCAATTGATCTGATGGACGAGGCATGCACTTCTGTGAAGTTGCATCAACCAAAACAAATTAGTGATAAGAAAACTAGCACTATAAATGCAGTGGAGGAGCTAACCGTTGGTCCATGTCATATTGCACAG GTTGTGAGCCGATGGACTAAAATTCCGATCACTACACTTGGCCGAGAGGAAGAAAAGTTCAGCCACCTAGTAGACAGATTGCATGAGAGAGTCGTTGGACAGCATGAAGCTATTAATTTGATTGCGCAAGAAGTGCTACGTTCGAGGGTCGGCTTTGATCAATCTGGCCAACCAATCGGTTCTTTTCTATTTTTGGGGCCGACTGGTGTTGGGAAGACAGAGCTTGCGAAAGCACTTGCCGAGAAGCTGTTTGACAATGAGAAGATGTTCGTCCGCTTTGACATGTCTGAATATGCTGACAGTGGATCTGTGGCGCGCCTCATTGGAGGACCTCGAAG CTATGAAGAAGATGGACAGCTTACTGATAAAGTAAGGAGCCAACCATATAGCGTTGTTCTTTTTGACGAGGCGGATAAGGCGCATCCCTCGATATTCAAGGTTCTCATTCAACTCCTCGATGATGGCATGTTGATTGATGGAAAAGGACGGAGCGTATATTTCAAGAATACTATCATCATCATGAGCTCAAATCTAGGAGCAGAGAATCTGTTAGCTGGAATGGCCGCAGAAAACATGGAAACTGCACGGGATCTTCTTATGGAAAAG GTTGAGAAACGGTTCAAGCCTGAATTCATCAACAAACTGAGTGAGACTGTGATATTTGAGCCGCTTTCACATGAGGAACTGAGGGAGATTGTGAAAATCCAGATGAAGAGTGTTGTTGCCATGGCAGCTAACAAGGGCATCTCTCTGTTTGCATCAGATGCTGCCTTGGACGTCATTTGGTCAGAGTCGCACGACACG GTGTATGGCGCAAGGCCTATTAAGAGGTGGATGAAGAAGAATGTGACGAGAGTTCTCGTGGACATGCTTGTCAATGGAGAAGCATGCCAAGGATCGACCGTCTTCATAGATGCCGCCGATGATAGGAAGGGGCTGAAATACCACGTACTGAAGTAG